From Leifsonia sp. fls2-241-R2A-40a, one genomic window encodes:
- the rimK gene encoding 30S ribosomal protein S6--L-glutamate ligase — MKLAILSRAPHAYSTQRLRSAAENRGHTVKVLNTLRFAIDLSGEEPDLQYRGRLLSDYDAILPRIGNSITYYGTAVVRQFEQMDVYTPNTANGITNSRDKLRATQILSRHNIGMPRTAFVNSRADVRMAIERVGGAPVVIKLLEGTQGIGVILAPEAKIAESIIETLHSTKQNVLIQSFISESRGRDIRALVVGDRVVAAMRRVASGDEFRSNVHRGGTVEKVELTPEFEEAAVRSAQIMGLRVAGVDMLEGKDGPLVMEVNSSPGLEGIERATGLDVAGAIIDFIDNQVGFPEIDVRQRLSVSTGYGVAELLVHTNADIIGKSLRDSGLWERDITVLTLHRGAAVVPNPRSGVVLESGDRLLCFGRLEEMRSMIPDRRKRRSKVRKLPKEAQEALIEG; from the coding sequence GTGAAACTCGCCATCCTCTCGCGCGCCCCGCACGCGTACTCGACGCAGCGCCTGCGCTCGGCGGCCGAGAACCGTGGCCACACGGTGAAGGTGCTCAACACGCTCCGGTTCGCGATCGACCTCTCCGGCGAGGAGCCGGACCTGCAGTACCGCGGCCGGCTGCTGTCGGATTACGACGCCATCCTGCCGCGCATCGGCAACTCGATCACCTACTACGGCACGGCCGTCGTGCGGCAGTTCGAGCAGATGGATGTGTACACACCGAACACGGCGAACGGCATCACCAACTCGCGCGACAAGCTGCGAGCCACGCAGATCCTCTCGCGCCACAACATCGGGATGCCGCGCACCGCGTTCGTGAACAGCCGGGCGGATGTGCGCATGGCCATCGAGCGCGTCGGCGGCGCGCCCGTCGTCATCAAGCTGCTGGAGGGGACGCAGGGCATCGGCGTGATCCTCGCGCCGGAGGCGAAGATCGCGGAGTCGATCATCGAGACGCTGCACTCGACGAAGCAGAACGTCCTCATCCAGAGCTTCATCTCCGAGAGCCGTGGACGCGACATCCGCGCGCTCGTCGTGGGCGACCGGGTCGTCGCCGCGATGCGGCGGGTGGCGAGCGGCGACGAGTTCCGTTCCAATGTGCACCGCGGCGGCACCGTCGAGAAGGTCGAGCTGACGCCCGAGTTCGAGGAGGCCGCCGTGCGGTCGGCCCAGATCATGGGCCTGCGCGTCGCCGGGGTCGACATGCTCGAGGGCAAGGACGGCCCGCTCGTCATGGAGGTCAACTCCTCCCCGGGCCTCGAGGGCATCGAGCGCGCGACCGGGCTGGATGTGGCGGGCGCGATCATCGACTTCATCGACAACCAGGTCGGCTTCCCCGAGATCGACGTCCGCCAGCGCCTCAGCGTCTCCACCGGCTACGGCGTGGCCGAGCTCCTGGTCCACACCAACGCGGACATCATCGGCAAGTCGCTGCGCGACTCCGGGCTGTGGGAGCGCGACATCACGGTGCTGACGCTGCACCGCGGCGCAGCCGTCGTCCCCAACCCGCGCAGCGGCGTCGTGCTGGAGTCCGGCGACCGCCTGCTCTGCTTCGGCCGGCTCGAGGAGATGCGGTCCATGATCCCGGACCGTCGCAAGCGCCGCTCGAAGGTGCGTAAGCTGCCCAAGGAGGCGCAGGAGGCCCTCATCGAGGGGTGA
- a CDS encoding lactococcin 972 family bacteriocin, whose translation MKLRNAGFAALLAAALVAVPVSSASATTVNAGGGLWQYGSDSNVYSYYHHATKNHTATACNGGIVDRCRQVAAVKNQWARATQVRSLRGNTAYWNTL comes from the coding sequence ATGAAACTAAGAAATGCCGGGTTTGCGGCTCTTCTGGCCGCGGCCCTGGTTGCCGTACCGGTGAGCTCGGCCTCTGCGACGACAGTGAATGCGGGCGGTGGCTTATGGCAGTACGGGAGCGACTCCAACGTTTACTCGTACTATCACCACGCCACCAAGAATCACACGGCGACAGCATGCAACGGTGGCATCGTCGACCGGTGCAGGCAAGTAGCTGCCGTGAAGAACCAGTGGGCGAGGGCCACACAGGTTAGATCGCTGCGGGGGAACACCGCTTACTGGAACACGCTCTAA
- a CDS encoding alpha/beta hydrolase — MRRTLLRRAGVLALDYLYAGRYQLRAVFDRSAPDALVAGAGHRAPVVLLPGIFETWRFLRPLAQHIHGSGHPVHVVTALEDNRMEVPEAAALVARHLAEHDLHDVVIVAHSKGGLIAKYLMGMPDSGPRIRTAVTVATPFAGSPLARFIPIPSMRSLLPTAPGLLRLALSRAVNAQIVSVWGWFDPHVPGGSRLEGARNIELDVGGHFRILARPELLAIVDEVLAAAD, encoded by the coding sequence ATGAGACGCACTCTGCTCCGCCGGGCGGGGGTGCTGGCGCTCGACTACCTGTACGCGGGGCGCTACCAGCTCCGCGCCGTGTTCGACCGCAGTGCTCCGGATGCCCTCGTCGCCGGTGCCGGGCACCGCGCTCCCGTCGTCCTGCTGCCGGGCATCTTCGAGACCTGGCGCTTCCTCCGTCCGCTCGCCCAGCACATCCACGGCTCCGGCCACCCCGTGCATGTGGTCACGGCGCTCGAGGACAACCGCATGGAGGTGCCGGAGGCGGCCGCGCTGGTCGCCCGGCACCTCGCGGAGCACGACCTGCACGACGTCGTCATCGTCGCCCACAGCAAAGGCGGCCTCATCGCCAAGTACCTGATGGGGATGCCCGACTCCGGGCCGCGCATCCGCACCGCCGTGACCGTCGCCACGCCGTTCGCCGGTTCGCCCCTGGCCCGCTTCATCCCCATCCCGAGCATGAGGTCGCTGCTTCCGACGGCGCCCGGGCTCCTGCGTCTCGCCCTCAGCCGTGCGGTCAACGCGCAGATCGTATCGGTGTGGGGATGGTTCGACCCGCACGTCCCCGGCGGAAGCCGGCTCGAGGGCGCCCGCAACATCGAGCTCGACGTCGGCGGCCACTTCCGCATCCTCGCGCGGCCCGAACTGCTGGCGATCGTGGACGAGGTGCTCGCCGCCGCGGACTGA
- a CDS encoding RimK/LysX family protein yields MAETYPTTDTVGWREWVSLPGIPVPWIKVKVDTGARSSSLHAFEIEELPGDRVRFQVHPWQDSDRDAVAAECAVHDRRVVRSSSGHTEERVVVLLDLVLGGRTVRAETTLTNRDQMGFRMLVGREALRQGFVVDPARSFLGGRAPREIRRRNRGRELG; encoded by the coding sequence ATGGCCGAGACCTATCCAACCACCGACACGGTCGGCTGGCGCGAGTGGGTGAGCCTACCCGGCATCCCGGTGCCGTGGATCAAGGTGAAAGTGGATACCGGAGCCCGCAGCTCCTCCCTCCACGCCTTCGAGATCGAGGAGCTCCCCGGCGATCGGGTGCGGTTCCAGGTGCACCCGTGGCAGGACTCGGACCGGGATGCGGTGGCCGCGGAGTGCGCCGTGCACGACCGCCGCGTGGTGCGGAGCTCGTCCGGTCACACGGAGGAGCGCGTCGTCGTCCTCCTCGACCTGGTGCTCGGCGGCCGGACGGTGCGCGCCGAGACGACCCTCACGAACCGCGACCAGATGGGGTTCCGGATGCTCGTCGGCCGCGAGGCGCTCCGCCAGGGCTTCGTGGTCGACCCGGCGCGGTCGTTCCTCGGCGGTCGCGCGCCGCGGGAGATCCGGCGCCGCAACCGCGGACGCGAGCTCGGCTGA
- a CDS encoding AraC family transcriptional regulator — protein MADFTRLHSQTSDPAEADAMLAAAGGRFSFASEPGSGFSFEADQATDSAFSVAHYAIGGEWETSGDFDDLVIVNVKSGPYRWNIDGEHGQGTRAPFLIRPGHDFTCYAEGTDVINIFLSPTVLQDVARTTYGDEDMAVVFDSPTTMSPRHSEYMLTAATAAAEYMEAGTFRHPLVRASLFHTLSMAALQSFPLSGDPRERTLSPAGQLKKFRLAARFIEDHASLPITVTDIAAAAGATMAQLNAAFLVHAGTTARGYLLRVRLSATHTELLVSEPVPTDLADLAARWGFADLDRFTRRYREEYGETPTATLAR, from the coding sequence ATGGCTGATTTCACCCGGCTGCACAGCCAGACATCGGATCCGGCTGAGGCCGACGCGATGCTCGCGGCAGCAGGCGGCCGCTTCTCGTTCGCCTCGGAGCCCGGGTCAGGATTCTCGTTCGAGGCCGACCAGGCCACCGACTCCGCGTTCTCTGTCGCCCACTACGCCATCGGCGGGGAGTGGGAGACCTCCGGCGACTTCGACGACCTCGTGATCGTGAACGTGAAGTCCGGCCCCTACCGGTGGAACATCGACGGCGAGCACGGACAGGGCACGCGTGCGCCCTTCCTGATCCGACCGGGCCACGATTTCACCTGCTACGCCGAGGGCACCGACGTGATCAACATCTTCCTCTCGCCCACGGTCCTGCAGGATGTGGCTCGCACAACGTACGGCGACGAAGACATGGCGGTCGTGTTCGACTCCCCCACGACGATGAGCCCTCGTCACTCCGAGTACATGCTGACCGCGGCCACGGCGGCCGCCGAGTACATGGAGGCCGGTACGTTCCGGCATCCACTCGTCCGTGCGAGTCTCTTCCACACCCTGTCGATGGCGGCGCTGCAGTCCTTCCCGCTCAGCGGAGACCCGCGCGAGCGGACGCTGTCGCCGGCCGGCCAGCTCAAGAAGTTCCGCCTGGCGGCTCGCTTCATCGAGGACCACGCCTCGCTCCCGATCACCGTGACCGACATCGCGGCCGCGGCGGGCGCAACGATGGCGCAGCTCAACGCGGCGTTCCTCGTCCACGCGGGCACGACGGCCCGCGGGTACCTGCTGCGCGTGCGGCTGTCCGCCACGCACACCGAACTGCTCGTCTCAGAACCCGTGCCCACCGACCTCGCCGACCTCGCCGCACGGTGGGGCTTCGCCGACCTCGACCGATTCACGCGGCGCTACCGCGAGGAGTACGGCGAGACGCCGACGGCGACGCTCGCGCGCTGA
- a CDS encoding ChaB family protein has translation MPASQELPSTLERSEKHAQALWSKAHDSAVEEYGEGERAHRTAFAALKNEYEKVGDHWERKAQNGPSDQKAAGGRDTKAETQEGVDANASKAHLLDIAKRLDISGRTRMTKDELVDEIKRANRRATAAQRKKD, from the coding sequence ATGCCCGCATCGCAGGAGCTGCCCTCCACACTGGAGCGTTCCGAGAAGCACGCCCAGGCCCTCTGGTCGAAGGCGCACGACTCGGCGGTCGAAGAGTACGGCGAGGGCGAGCGAGCCCACCGCACCGCGTTCGCCGCCCTCAAGAACGAGTACGAGAAGGTCGGCGACCACTGGGAGCGCAAGGCCCAGAACGGACCGTCCGACCAGAAGGCCGCCGGTGGCCGGGACACGAAGGCGGAGACGCAGGAGGGCGTGGATGCGAACGCCAGCAAGGCGCACCTGCTCGACATCGCAAAACGGCTCGACATCTCCGGCAGGACGCGGATGACCAAGGACGAACTGGTCGACGAGATCAAGCGCGCCAACCGGCGCGCGACCGCTGCGCAGCGAAAGAAGGACTGA
- a CDS encoding META domain-containing protein, producing MLLHRRMRGMAAVAAVVLMLAGCAGTPSGNAVVGRWGSTASGKPNLNIESDGTFSGSDGCNTLNGKGLIDGDQITFGPIASSLMACDNVDTWLSKAATGNVKGSTMTVLDDGGSTIGTLARSGS from the coding sequence ATGCTGCTGCACCGACGAATGCGCGGGATGGCTGCTGTCGCGGCCGTCGTCCTGATGCTGGCAGGCTGCGCCGGGACGCCGAGCGGAAACGCCGTCGTCGGGCGCTGGGGTTCGACCGCCTCCGGGAAGCCGAACCTGAACATCGAGAGCGACGGCACCTTCTCCGGCTCCGACGGCTGCAACACCCTCAACGGCAAGGGCCTGATCGACGGCGACCAGATCACCTTCGGGCCGATCGCGTCCAGCCTCATGGCCTGCGACAACGTCGACACCTGGCTGAGCAAGGCGGCGACCGGCAACGTGAAGGGCAGCACGATGACCGTCCTCGACGACGGCGGCTCCACCATCGGCACCCTGGCTCGCTCGGGCTCCTGA
- a CDS encoding SDR family oxidoreductase produces MRVFVTGASGWIGSGVVPLLLAAGHDVQGLARSEQSAARLRAAGAEAVDGQLDDLAGLRAAADGADAVIHLAFKHDFSDYAASGRSERAAMETFGEVLEGTGKPLLFASGVALLGPGRVVTEEDASPFIGRDAPRGGVEELAMGFADRGIRPVALRFAPTVHGAGDHGFMAQLVAVAREKGVAGYVGDGSNRWPAVHRDDTARLIVRALENPDAARVVHAVAEEGVAARDIAEAIGRGAGLPAASIDPDHAEAHFGWIGAFFRLDIPASSALTRERFGWEPAGPTLLEDLDAGHYFTRAAA; encoded by the coding sequence ATGCGCGTATTCGTCACAGGGGCATCGGGCTGGATCGGGTCGGGCGTCGTCCCCCTCCTCCTGGCCGCCGGTCACGACGTCCAGGGGCTGGCGCGGTCGGAGCAGTCGGCCGCTCGCCTGCGGGCGGCCGGGGCCGAAGCGGTCGACGGCCAGCTCGACGACCTCGCCGGCCTCCGCGCCGCCGCCGACGGAGCCGACGCGGTCATCCACCTCGCGTTCAAGCACGACTTCAGCGACTACGCCGCCTCCGGGCGGTCCGAGCGTGCGGCGATGGAGACGTTCGGCGAGGTCCTGGAGGGCACGGGCAAGCCGCTGCTCTTCGCCTCGGGCGTCGCGCTCCTCGGCCCCGGCCGAGTGGTCACCGAGGAGGACGCCAGCCCGTTCATCGGCCGGGACGCGCCCCGTGGAGGCGTCGAGGAGCTCGCCATGGGATTCGCGGATCGCGGCATCCGCCCGGTCGCCCTGCGGTTCGCGCCGACAGTCCACGGCGCCGGCGACCACGGGTTCATGGCTCAACTCGTCGCGGTCGCGCGCGAAAAGGGCGTGGCGGGATACGTCGGCGACGGCTCGAACCGCTGGCCGGCCGTCCACCGCGACGACACCGCACGCCTGATCGTCCGCGCGCTGGAGAACCCCGACGCGGCACGCGTGGTCCATGCGGTCGCCGAAGAGGGCGTGGCAGCGCGCGACATCGCCGAGGCGATCGGGCGCGGAGCCGGCCTGCCGGCCGCCTCCATCGATCCGGACCACGCGGAGGCGCACTTCGGATGGATCGGGGCGTTCTTCCGCCTCGACATCCCGGCGTCAAGCGCTCTGACGCGCGAGCGATTCGGCTGGGAGCCGGCGGGTCCGACCCTCCTCGAAGACCTGGACGCCGGGCACTACTTCACCCGCGCCGCCGCCTGA
- a CDS encoding alpha/beta hydrolase has protein sequence MTADPLPQPPRALVTVDTGPVAATEEGRPVFVLVHGIGVSSRYFERLVPALAEEGRVIAVDLPGFGKAKPRRPGRPLSIDDFADTVAAAMDGLGVSGAIVVGHSMGTQVAVALAGRRPDLVAGLALLGPVMAPQARNALKAAILLGLDILREDPRGNRLVIGDYLHAGLAWYLATLPTMLAFETERELEQVVVPTVVIRGARDPIARDGWVAELGRRAGGSAEVVPSVAHLVMHGAPWRTAALIRQLVTVPR, from the coding sequence GTGACTGCCGACCCCCTGCCTCAGCCGCCCCGCGCCCTCGTCACCGTCGACACCGGCCCGGTCGCAGCGACGGAGGAGGGTCGCCCCGTGTTCGTGCTCGTCCACGGCATCGGCGTGAGCTCGCGGTACTTCGAGCGACTGGTTCCGGCGCTCGCCGAGGAGGGCCGCGTCATCGCCGTCGATCTTCCCGGGTTCGGGAAGGCGAAGCCCCGTAGACCGGGCCGGCCCCTGTCCATCGACGACTTCGCCGACACGGTCGCTGCGGCGATGGATGGGCTCGGCGTCTCCGGCGCGATCGTCGTCGGCCACTCCATGGGCACCCAGGTCGCGGTGGCGCTCGCGGGGCGTCGCCCCGACCTCGTCGCCGGGCTGGCACTGCTCGGTCCGGTGATGGCGCCGCAGGCCCGCAACGCCCTCAAGGCGGCGATCCTGCTCGGCCTCGACATCCTGCGCGAGGATCCGCGAGGCAACCGCCTGGTGATCGGCGACTACCTCCACGCCGGCCTGGCCTGGTACCTGGCGACGCTGCCGACGATGCTCGCCTTCGAGACCGAGCGCGAGCTCGAGCAGGTCGTGGTACCGACCGTTGTCATCCGTGGAGCACGCGACCCGATCGCCCGCGACGGCTGGGTCGCCGAGCTCGGACGTCGGGCCGGCGGCTCCGCCGAGGTCGTCCCCTCCGTCGCCCACCTCGTCATGCACGGGGCGCCGTGGCGCACTGCCGCCCTGATCCGGCAGCTCGTCACGGTGCCGCGATGA
- a CDS encoding glutamate decarboxylase, which translates to MTIAESRKGQGAASQQPATAYTGTSDRTQLNPIFARPGESTDLPLDRIPDNESLPETAYQIVHDESMLDGNARLNLATFVGTWMDDHAAKLYAESADKNMIDKDEYPQTAAIETRCWKIVAGLWNAPDPEKAIGTSTIGSSEACMLGGLALKRRWQHARQAEGKPTDKPNLVLSSAVQVCWEKFCNYWDVEARYVPISDDHKVLDGYELEKYVDENTIGVVAIMGVTYTGMYEPVAQISEALDRIQESTGLDIKIHVDGASGGMIAPFLQPNLVWDFRVPRVVSISTSAHKYGLVYPGLGWVVWRTVEDLPADLVFDVTYLGGHMPTFALNFSRPGAQVLLQYYLFLRLGFDGYYRVQKASQDIALYLSGEIAKMPAFELWNDGSDIPVFAWQLKKGHTDRWNLYHLSERLRLKGWLIPAYPMPDDLSDLTVQRIVVRNGLSRSLAESLVVDIEESVAYLDRLESPMPVEGLAPSFTH; encoded by the coding sequence ATGACCATTGCAGAGTCGCGGAAGGGACAGGGCGCCGCGTCGCAGCAGCCCGCCACCGCCTACACAGGGACCAGCGACCGGACCCAGCTCAACCCGATCTTCGCCCGGCCGGGCGAGAGCACCGACCTACCCCTCGACCGCATCCCGGACAACGAGTCGCTGCCCGAGACCGCGTACCAGATCGTGCACGACGAGTCGATGCTGGACGGGAACGCACGCCTCAACCTGGCCACGTTCGTGGGCACCTGGATGGACGACCACGCCGCGAAGCTGTACGCCGAGTCCGCCGACAAGAACATGATCGACAAGGACGAGTACCCGCAGACCGCCGCCATCGAGACGCGCTGCTGGAAGATCGTCGCCGGCCTCTGGAACGCGCCGGACCCGGAGAAAGCGATCGGCACGTCCACCATCGGCTCCTCCGAGGCGTGCATGCTCGGCGGCCTCGCCCTCAAGCGCCGCTGGCAGCACGCGCGCCAGGCGGAGGGCAAGCCGACCGACAAGCCGAACCTCGTGCTCTCGAGCGCGGTCCAGGTCTGCTGGGAGAAGTTCTGCAACTACTGGGATGTGGAGGCCCGCTACGTGCCGATCTCCGACGACCACAAGGTGCTCGACGGCTACGAGCTGGAGAAGTACGTCGACGAGAACACGATCGGCGTGGTCGCCATCATGGGCGTCACGTATACCGGGATGTACGAACCCGTCGCGCAGATTTCGGAAGCGCTCGACCGCATCCAGGAGAGCACAGGGCTCGACATCAAGATCCACGTCGACGGTGCTTCCGGCGGCATGATCGCGCCCTTCCTGCAGCCGAACCTGGTGTGGGACTTCCGCGTCCCGCGCGTCGTCTCGATCAGCACGTCGGCCCACAAGTACGGCCTGGTCTACCCGGGGCTCGGCTGGGTGGTCTGGCGCACGGTGGAGGACCTCCCGGCCGATCTGGTGTTCGATGTCACCTACCTGGGCGGTCACATGCCCACCTTCGCCCTCAACTTCTCGCGCCCCGGCGCGCAGGTGCTGCTGCAGTACTACCTGTTCCTCCGGCTCGGGTTCGACGGCTACTACCGCGTGCAGAAGGCATCGCAGGACATCGCGCTCTACCTCTCGGGGGAGATCGCCAAAATGCCCGCGTTCGAGCTGTGGAACGACGGTTCCGACATCCCCGTCTTCGCCTGGCAGCTGAAGAAGGGACACACCGACCGCTGGAACCTCTACCACCTGTCGGAGCGGCTGCGACTGAAGGGATGGCTGATCCCCGCCTACCCGATGCCCGACGACCTCAGCGACCTGACCGTGCAGCGGATCGTCGTCCGCAACGGGCTGAGCCGCAGCCTGGCCGAGTCCCTCGTGGTCGACATCGAGGAGTCGGTCGCCTACCTCGACCGACTCGAGAGCCCGATGCCGGTCGAGGGCCTGGCTCCCTCGTTCACCCACTGA
- a CDS encoding PrsW family glutamic-type intramembrane protease, giving the protein MSAEPWMNRPAVEPHPHHHHGWWWKTLLTGLALWILTIVVTVTTGNTNLVPTLILLGSFLVPFCVVLFAIERVTGSISSLQLVLAFFVGGIFGVLGASLLEVNLHQSYWLYLLVGLIEEFVKGILLVVIGWRVVPKTARQGALLGATVGAGFAAFESAGYAFNAAITARGIDLASLLQTEVLRAILAPVGHVLWTAVLGAVLFGAARGRDRFRFSIWIVVTYVGVAILHGFWDSASDVAAVLALLLNGRAVQELTTSGGLSMQTASAVTALAGILYIVVLIVVAAGGILTLWLILRHYRRAEQRRMAELPIV; this is encoded by the coding sequence ATGTCCGCCGAGCCCTGGATGAATCGTCCCGCGGTGGAACCGCATCCCCACCACCACCACGGCTGGTGGTGGAAGACACTGCTCACCGGGCTCGCCCTCTGGATCCTCACGATCGTGGTCACCGTGACGACCGGCAACACCAATCTGGTGCCGACGCTGATCCTGCTGGGCAGCTTCCTGGTGCCGTTCTGCGTCGTCCTGTTCGCGATCGAGCGGGTGACCGGCAGCATCAGTTCCCTGCAGCTGGTCCTCGCGTTCTTCGTCGGCGGCATCTTCGGCGTGCTCGGCGCTTCGCTGCTCGAGGTGAACCTGCACCAGAGCTACTGGCTGTACCTGCTGGTCGGCCTGATCGAGGAGTTCGTCAAGGGCATCCTGCTGGTCGTCATCGGCTGGCGGGTGGTCCCCAAGACAGCGAGGCAGGGTGCGCTGCTCGGCGCGACCGTCGGCGCGGGCTTCGCCGCCTTCGAGTCGGCGGGGTACGCCTTCAACGCGGCGATCACCGCCCGTGGGATCGACCTCGCCTCGCTCCTGCAGACGGAGGTGCTGCGCGCCATCCTCGCGCCCGTCGGCCACGTGCTGTGGACGGCCGTGCTCGGCGCGGTGCTGTTCGGCGCGGCTCGCGGCCGGGACCGTTTCCGCTTCTCGATCTGGATCGTCGTCACGTACGTCGGCGTGGCGATCCTGCACGGATTCTGGGATTCGGCGAGCGACGTCGCAGCGGTGCTGGCTCTGCTGTTGAACGGCCGCGCCGTGCAGGAGCTCACCACCTCGGGAGGCCTGTCCATGCAGACCGCGTCCGCCGTGACCGCCCTGGCCGGCATCCTCTACATCGTGGTGCTGATCGTGGTCGCTGCGGGCGGCATCCTGACCCTGTGGCTGATCCTGCGGCACTACCGCCGCGCCGAGCAGCGACGGATGGCCGAGCTGCCGATCGTGTGA
- a CDS encoding TetR/AcrR family transcriptional regulator, which yields MGRWEPDARGRLTRAALELYLDPGYEQTTVADIAARAGVTERTFFRHFADKREVLFDGSDQFQDAVLAQISTVPVEASPLEAAAAGMAAAAALVQSRPDRDFPRRRAAVIAVNPSLTERELLKLSNVTSAMARALAERGVDPVDAAVAANAAMAAFHVAFERWTTTPDPRDLRELLADGIARFRALS from the coding sequence ATGGGACGTTGGGAGCCGGATGCGCGCGGGCGCCTCACCCGTGCTGCCCTCGAGCTGTACCTCGACCCCGGCTACGAGCAGACGACGGTCGCCGACATCGCGGCTCGCGCCGGCGTCACGGAGCGGACGTTCTTCCGCCATTTCGCCGACAAGCGCGAGGTGCTCTTCGACGGCTCGGACCAGTTCCAGGATGCGGTGCTCGCGCAGATCTCGACCGTCCCGGTGGAGGCGAGCCCCCTCGAGGCGGCCGCCGCCGGCATGGCGGCCGCCGCCGCGCTCGTGCAGTCGCGCCCGGACCGCGACTTCCCTCGACGTCGCGCCGCCGTCATCGCGGTGAACCCGAGTCTGACCGAACGCGAGCTGCTGAAGCTCTCGAACGTGACGTCCGCCATGGCGCGGGCCCTCGCCGAGCGAGGCGTCGACCCGGTGGATGCGGCCGTGGCCGCCAACGCCGCCATGGCCGCCTTCCACGTGGCCTTCGAGCGGTGGACGACGACGCCGGATCCACGCGACCTCCGCGAGCTGCTCGCCGACGGCATCGCGCGGTTCCGGGCGCTGTCCTGA